One Sporosarcina sp. FSL W8-0480 genomic window, ATCAAGCAAAGGCGCATCTAACTGGGGTAGGCATTGTTATTGAAAAAGGATTCCAACGGGGCGGTACAATGATTCGTGAAGAAGGCATTCGGGTCGAGTCTTTGGCAATTATCGAATCGCTTCAAAATGATCAAGTTACATTTAAGGAAGAAGGTACATCTATATGAAATCTACCGTATTAGGCTTCCAGCATTTATTGGCAATGTACGCGGGGGCAATATTAGTACCTCTTATAGTTGGGCAAGCGATCGGGTTGACTTCCACACAATTGACGTATCTTGTGTCAATTGACATTCTCATGTGCGGGATTGCAACGATCCTACAAATTATGAACAACCGGTTTTTCGGAATCGGATTGCCTGTCGTTTTAGGATGTACATTTACTGCAGTCGGTCCGATGATTTCTATCGGAGATAAATACGGAATTTCTGCAATTTATGGGGCAGTCATCGCTTCTGGACTGATCATTGTTCTCATTAGCACTTTTTTTGGAAAGTTGATCAAGTTCTTCCCACCAGTCGTAACAGGTTCTGTCGTAACAATTATCGGTATCACTTTAATCCCTGTCGCTTTGAATAATATGGGTGGTGGAATGGGCGCACCGGATTTCGGATCAAGCATCAATATTCTTCTTTCGTTTGGAACTCTTCTATGCATCATCCTCCTATATCGATTTACAACAGGTTTTCTTCGATCAATCTCGATTCTGCTTGGAATGGCTGTAGGTACAGTCGCGGCTATGATGATGGGTATCGTGGATTTCGGTGCTGTGAAAGAAGCTTCGGCTTTTCATTTACTAACGCCATTCTATCTTGCTACACCGACGTTCCATCTTGTTCCGATTTTAACGATGACGTTGGTAGCAATGGTTTCATTAGTAGAGTCCACGGGTGTGTACTTTGCATTGGGCGATATAACTGAGAAGGAAATAACTAAAAAAGATTTGGAAAAGGGTTACCGTTCAGAAGGGCTGGCTTCGTTGATTGGCGGGATTTTCAATGCATTCCCATACACGACATTTTCACAAAATGTCGGTTTGGTCCAAATGTCAGGAGTCAAATCACGCAAGGTCATTTTAATCACAGCGATCATGCTTGTATCTTTAGGTTTCATGCCGAAGGTCGCGGCAATGGCAACAGTCATTCCAACTTCTGTGTTGGGCGGGGCAATGGTGGCGATGTTCGGCATGGTTATTTCACAAGGTATCAAAATGTTGAGCAAGGTAGTAGGGGAATCACAAGAAAACGCAATGATCATCGCTTGTTCAGTTGGCCTTGGTCTTGGCGTATCTGTCGTTCCCGATATCTTTGCAAACCTTCCTGCGAGTTTCCAAATGCTTACAAGCAACGGCATCGTTGCCGGAAGCTTAACAGCAATTACATTAAATATTATATTCAATATGCTACCTTCGAAAAAGCGAAAGCAAGCTAAGGCTGCGCAGGTTCAGTTGACTGAGCAAGAAGCTTAATACTATACGGCATACAAAAACGAGACTCAGAATTAGAGTCTCGTTTTTGTTATTGTCCTTCTATTCTTACATCGATTATGCAAACCTAATGTTAAATATCCCCAAGTGAAGGTGATACCTATGGACGTAGGAACTTTAATTAAAAATGGAGCGACGTACACAAAAAATGAAACAAGCTGTCTTGGCAAAAGGGATTTGCTCCATTTCATATTTGAGCAGGATTGAGAATGGCAAAATTGAGCCAAATGAAGAGGTTGTGGAGATGCTTTTCAATCGATTGGAGTTATCTTTTCCAGAAAAACCTTCAGTTGAAAGAGTGGACGTTGATGAAATTAAAGAGCTTTGTACAAAAATCATCAACTTGCGTGAGGATATTCCTAAAATTATGGCAGAAATGCATCTTTATATAGCAAGCAAAAAAGGACATACATTAGGCGCTGTTAGAATTCCCTTAGAGAAGATGATCCTTCCACCCGATGAACTTGTTAGGGTGGATAATAATTCAATCTACATGATATCACCGCAAGAAGGAAACCTTTCAATTTATGAAATAAAACCTGGAAAAATATTTGCCAAGCATTTGAAAAATAGAATTGAGAGGTTCAAGGAGTCGAAGGAATATAGCGCATGGAAATCTCAAACAG contains:
- a CDS encoding nucleobase:cation symporter-2 family protein encodes the protein MKSTVLGFQHLLAMYAGAILVPLIVGQAIGLTSTQLTYLVSIDILMCGIATILQIMNNRFFGIGLPVVLGCTFTAVGPMISIGDKYGISAIYGAVIASGLIIVLISTFFGKLIKFFPPVVTGSVVTIIGITLIPVALNNMGGGMGAPDFGSSINILLSFGTLLCIILLYRFTTGFLRSISILLGMAVGTVAAMMMGIVDFGAVKEASAFHLLTPFYLATPTFHLVPILTMTLVAMVSLVESTGVYFALGDITEKEITKKDLEKGYRSEGLASLIGGIFNAFPYTTFSQNVGLVQMSGVKSRKVILITAIMLVSLGFMPKVAAMATVIPTSVLGGAMVAMFGMVISQGIKMLSKVVGESQENAMIIACSVGLGLGVSVVPDIFANLPASFQMLTSNGIVAGSLTAITLNIIFNMLPSKKRKQAKAAQVQLTEQEA
- a CDS encoding helix-turn-helix transcriptional regulator; amino-acid sequence: MERRTQKMKQAVLAKGICSISYLSRIENGKIEPNEEVVEMLFNRLELSFPEKPSVERVDVDEIKELCTKIINLREDIPKIMAEMHLYIASKKGHTLGAVRIPLEKMILPPDELVRVDNNSIYMISPQEGNLSIYEIKPGKIFAKHLKNRIERFKESKEYSAWKSQTATNKTEEQVVTIAANTGPNGYLHRSDVANRADRMIGYSWKVISGNKQQGIRNFTS